One Baekduia alba genomic window, ACTCGCGCGAGGCGCTCGACGCGCTGCGCGGGACCGACCTGTACGTGCCGCGCGCCAGCGCGCCGCCGCTGGGGGAGGACGAGTGGCTGGCGGAGGACCTCGTCGGCTGCCGCGTGGTGGACGGCGAGGCGCCGATCGGCGTCGTCGCCAAGCTCCTGCCGTACCCGTCGTGCGAGCTGCTGGAGGTGCAGCGGCCCGAGCCCGGGGCCGGCGCCCTCCTCGTGCCGCTGATCTCCGACGCCGTCCGCGCGGTCGACGTCGAGCGCAAGCTCATCGACATCAACTTGACCTTCCTCGGCGAGGACGCCTGATGCAGCTCGACGTCGTGACCCTCTTCCCGGAGTGGTTCGACTGGTTCCAGACCCAGCGCCACGTCCGCAACGCCTCGCAGCAGGGGCACGAGCTGCGCACGTTCAACCCGCGCGACTGGACGCCGCTCAGCGGCGGCCAGGTCGACGACACGCCGTTCGGCGGGGGCGCCGGGATGGTGCTGCGCGTCGACGTCATGGACAAGGCGCTGCAGGGGATCTACAACCAGGATCCGGTCGACCTGCGCCGCGAGCGCCGCGTCATCGCGCTCACGCCCGGCGGGCGGATGCTCGACGACGCGCTCGTCGACGAGCTGGCGGGCGAGCCCGCGATCACGCTGCTGTGCGGGCGCTACGAGGGCTTCGACGAGCGCATCGTCCAGCACTTCGCGTCCGACGCGATCTCGGTCGGGCGGTTCGTCCTCAGCGGCGGCGAGCTCGCCGCGATGGTCGTCATGGACGCCGTGCTGCGCAAGCTGCCGGGCGCCCTGGGGCACGCGCACAGCGCGCTGGAGGAGTCGTTCTCCCAGGCGCTGGGCGGCGATCCCGAGTACCCGCACTACACCCGGCCCGCGGACTACCGCGGCTGGAAGGTCCCGCCGGTGCTGCTCAGCGGCCATCACGAGGAGATCGCCACCTGGCGCCGCGCGCGGTCCCAGGAGCGCGGCGTCGTGGGGCCGACGGCGCACCCGCCGGACCCCGAGTCCGACACGACGCGGCGCGGGGGAGGGCCGGACCCGTTCGGCCCGATGTCCGAGCAGGCGCCGCGCGGCTCGGGCCCGGATCCCTTCGGCCCCATGGGCTCGTAGGCTCGAACCCGAGGGGCCAGGCCCCCGGCGGGACTCTTCGCTACCATCACTCAGCCGACGCGCGGAGCCGATCTCCGCGCCTTCTCTTTGCCATGAGCACTGTCATCGACTCCCTTGAGCGCGCCCAGCTGCGCCGCGTCCCGTCCTTCCAGGCCGGCGACCGCGTCCGTGTCCACTTCCAGGTCATCGAGGGCACGCGTCGCCGTACGCAGGTCTTCGAAGGCGTGGTGATCAAGCGTCAGGGACATGGTGCGCGCGAGACCTTCACGGTCCGCAAGCAGTCCTTCGGCGTCGGCGTGGAGCGCACGTTCCCCGTGCACTCGCCGAAGATCGAGAAGATCGAGGTCGCGGCCCGCGGCGACGTCCGTCGCGCGAAGCTGTACTACCTCCGCGATCGCGTCGGCAAGGCCGCCCGCGTCCGCGAGCGCCGCTACGTCGGCCCCGAGGAAGTCGTCGAGGCCGGTCTGCTCCACGATCCCGCCGCGCAGCTCGAGGCCGAAGCGGCCGCGACCGACGGCGCCGTCGACGCCGAGGGCGCGTCGATCGAGGAGATCGTGCCGGAGGAGACGGCGGCCGACGCCGTCGAGGCTCCGGACGCCCCCGCGGCTGAGGCGAGCGACGAGGCAGCGGCCCCTGCGGCCGAGGCCGGCGCTCAGGCTGACGCCGACGCTGAGCAGAAGTAGATGAGCACCGCCTCTGGCGGGGCGAAGAAGGAGAAGTCGGCGGGGAGCTCGTTCATCGAGCTCATCGTCATCGTGGTCGTCGCGCTGGGCTTGGCGCTCGCCATCCAGGCGTTCCTCGTCAAGCCCTACCGGATCCCGAGCGAGTCGATGGTCCCGACCTTGAAGATCGGCCAGCGCGTCCTCGTCAACCGGTTGGGCAACCGCTTCAACAAGCCGGAAGTCGGCGAGATCATGGTGTTCCACCCGCCCAAGGGGGCGGACACGAACACCTGCGGCGACGCCGGCAAGAAGCCCGACGAGGCGTGCGACAAGCCGACGGCCACGAAGGCCAGCGTGAACTTCATCAAGCGCGTCGTCGCCGGGCCGGGCGACAAGCTGTACATCAAGGGCGGGCACGCCTACGTCAACGGCAAGCGGCAGAAGGACGACTTCACGCGGCCGTGTGAAGGCGGCTCCGGCTGCGACTTCCCGCGCGAGATCACCATTCCGGCGGACCACTGGTTCATGATGGGCGACAACCGTGGCCAGTCGGACGACAGCCGGTTCTGGGGCCCCGTTCCCCGCAAGTGGATCATCGGCGGTGCCTTCTCGACGTACTGGCCGCCGAAGCGCATCGGGCTCCTCTAGCACCGACGTGGCGCGCGAGAAGTACCCGACGCTCGCCGCTGAGCTCGCGGCCGCGGTGCCCGAGGGCGGCGACGCCCCGGCCGCCGACGTGCCCGAGGCTGTGCCGGCCGCCAAGCCGCGCGCCAAGGCCAAGCCGCGGGCCAAGAAGAAGCGTAAGGGCGGCCGCCGGCTGTTCCAGCACGACCGCGCGCTCGGCATCCGCTTCGTCGCCGGTGCCGACGAGGCCGGCCGCGGCAGCCTCGCCGGCCCGCTCGTGGCCGCCGCGGTGCTGTTCGACTACGAGCGCCTCGGCCCGCGCGAGGTCCGCGCGCTGTCGCTGCTCAACGACTCCAAGCAGCACACCGAGGAGGCGCGCGAGGCGCTCTACCCGGTGGTGATGCGGATCGCGACGCGCGTCGCCGTCGTGTCCCGATCGGCCGGCGGCATCGACACCCGCGGCCTGCACAAGACCAACCTCGCCGCGCTGCGCGAGTCGCTCCTGAAGGTCGCCCGCCCGGGCTGCATCTGCCTGAGCGACGGCTTCCCGGTCGGCGACCTCGACGGCCACGACCGCCGAGCGATCGTCGACGGCGACTGCAAGTCCGCCGCGATCGCCGCGGCATCGATCATCGCCAAGGTCACCCGCGACCGCTTCATGCACCGCGCCGACGCCCGCCACCCGGGCTGGGACTTCGCGACCCACGTCGGCTACTC contains:
- the lepB gene encoding signal peptidase I, translating into MSTASGGAKKEKSAGSSFIELIVIVVVALGLALAIQAFLVKPYRIPSESMVPTLKIGQRVLVNRLGNRFNKPEVGEIMVFHPPKGADTNTCGDAGKKPDEACDKPTATKASVNFIKRVVAGPGDKLYIKGGHAYVNGKRQKDDFTRPCEGGSGCDFPREITIPADHWFMMGDNRGQSDDSRFWGPVPRKWIIGGAFSTYWPPKRIGLL
- the trmD gene encoding tRNA (guanosine(37)-N1)-methyltransferase TrmD; translated protein: MQLDVVTLFPEWFDWFQTQRHVRNASQQGHELRTFNPRDWTPLSGGQVDDTPFGGGAGMVLRVDVMDKALQGIYNQDPVDLRRERRVIALTPGGRMLDDALVDELAGEPAITLLCGRYEGFDERIVQHFASDAISVGRFVLSGGELAAMVVMDAVLRKLPGALGHAHSALEESFSQALGGDPEYPHYTRPADYRGWKVPPVLLSGHHEEIATWRRARSQERGVVGPTAHPPDPESDTTRRGGGPDPFGPMSEQAPRGSGPDPFGPMGS
- the rplS gene encoding 50S ribosomal protein L19 → MSTVIDSLERAQLRRVPSFQAGDRVRVHFQVIEGTRRRTQVFEGVVIKRQGHGARETFTVRKQSFGVGVERTFPVHSPKIEKIEVAARGDVRRAKLYYLRDRVGKAARVRERRYVGPEEVVEAGLLHDPAAQLEAEAAATDGAVDAEGASIEEIVPEETAADAVEAPDAPAAEASDEAAAPAAEAGAQADADAEQK
- a CDS encoding ribonuclease HII gives rise to the protein MAREKYPTLAAELAAAVPEGGDAPAADVPEAVPAAKPRAKAKPRAKKKRKGGRRLFQHDRALGIRFVAGADEAGRGSLAGPLVAAAVLFDYERLGPREVRALSLLNDSKQHTEEAREALYPVVMRIATRVAVVSRSAGGIDTRGLHKTNLAALRESLLKVARPGCICLSDGFPVGDLDGHDRRAIVDGDCKSAAIAAASIIAKVTRDRFMHRADARHPGWDFATHVGYSTPEHRDAIQRIGVSPLHRMSFQSAAYQGLPL
- the rimM gene encoding ribosome maturation factor RimM (Essential for efficient processing of 16S rRNA), with product MSSADDSELISVGRVGRPHGLDGSFHVTQPRERVLAAASTLVVDGRPIAIMRHGGTPARPVLRLAGVDSREALDALRGTDLYVPRASAPPLGEDEWLAEDLVGCRVVDGEAPIGVVAKLLPYPSCELLEVQRPEPGAGALLVPLISDAVRAVDVERKLIDINLTFLGEDA